The Syntrophotalea acetylenivorans genome contains the following window.
CTCTTCTGGAAACTGCAGGGCAGGTGCGATCAACAGGATGGAAAGCAGGGGGATGACCAGACCGGCGGGAGCGCGCAAATGCTTCAACAAGGTTACACTCAGGTTTTGCCTGCTATCTACCGCCCGACACTGAAGTAATCGGAAAACAAGAAAATGAATTATTCGCCCAATGATGGCCGCCGCCAAAAGCCAGCAGACAGAAAACAAAATGTGATCCCAGCTTTGACTGTCTTCAAACAGCATACGCCAATTCATTTACCCACCCCGATGAAGTCCAAAACAGTAGCCACCCTAAAAAAATGACTCGAAATGAACAATGGTAAGGCCTCCTTGTTTTTGTCTAAATATGGCTTTTCGCTGAAAGTTGTTAGTTTCAGCCTTTTTCAAAAACCCTGACTTCAGGATAATTTCTGACAATTATAGGCTAAATGCAATGGAGTGCTAAATGAAATCACAAAAAAACAGTGCAAAATTAGGCACAAAAGATTATATAGTGTCGCAAGAGGAAATTTTGTCATACTTTCAAACAATTAGCTAAGGCTCCTTGATGGATAAAGTTCTTATAGGCTGGCGGGAATGGGTATCATTGCCGGAGCTGAATATTCCCAGAATTAAGGCCAAAATTGATACCGGGGCCAGAACCTCGGCATTGCATGCTTTCTTCGTTGAACCTTTTGAAGAAGACGGCATTGAGATGGTGCGTTTCGGCGTACACCCTCTGCAGAAACGCCTCGACATTGAGGTGATCTGTGAGTACCCGGTAAAGGACTATCGTCAGGTCAGTGATTCCGGTGGGCACAAGGAAATGCGCTACGTAATTGAGACGACGGTTCAACTGGGGGAAAAATCCTGGCCCATTGAAATGACCCTGACCAACCGCGACAGCATGAAGTTTCGGATGCTGATCGGCCGGACGGCAATGCACAACCTTGCGGTACTTCCAGACCAATCGTATCTATTCGGACGGCCCACCACTCAAACTGCCAAATGAAAGGGAAGAAGAGATGAGAATTGCCATTCTCTCCAGAAACCCCAAACTCTATTCCACGCGCCGGTTGGTTGAAGCCGGCACGGCGCTGGGTCACGAAATCAAAGTCGTAGACCCGCTTCTTTGTTACATGACCATCGCCAGCCAGCGCCCAACAATCCACTACAAAGGGGAAGAGCTGATTGGGGTCGATGCTATTATTCCGCGGATTGGCGCGTCCATCACTTTTTACGGCACGGCTGTGGTACGTCAGTTCGAAATGATGGGGATTTATAGTGTCAATGAGTCGGTTGCCATCAGTCGCTCCCGTGACAAGCTGCGCAGTCTGCAGTTGCTGGCCCGTAAAGGCATTGGTCTGCCTGTGACGGGTTTTGCTCACTCAACAAAATACACCAACGATTTAATGGACCTTGCCGGCGGAGCGCCACTGGTCATTAAATTGCTGGAAGGCACCCAGGGAATCGGCGTCGTTCTGGCAGAGACTAGCAAGGCTGCTGAAAGTGTTATTGAAGCTTTTCGTGGTTTAAAGGAAAACATCCTGGTTCAGGAATTTATCCAAGAGGCTGATGGAGCCGATATCCGTTGTCTTGTCATCGGCGACAAGGTCGTGGCCGCCATGAAACGCCAAGGGAAAGAGGGTGAATTCCGCTCCAACCTGCACCGGGGTGGCCAGGCAAGTATTGCCCGACTAACCCCCGAGGAACGTTCAACGGCAACCCGTGCCGCCCGCATCATGGGTTTGAATATCGCGGGAGTCGATCTGTTGCGTTCTAACCATGGCCCGGTTGTCATGGAAGTCAACTCCTCCCCGGGCCTGGAAGGAATCGAAACCGCTACGGGGAAGGATGTTGCCGCCATGATCATCCAATTTATTGAAAAACAAGCCAGGCCCGGTCGGACCAAAACCCGAGGAAAAGGATGAAAAGCGCAAAACCCTTCGAGTTTGGTGGCGTCACGGTAAACCCTGGCAGCCGTGCGACTATCGCATTGCCCATGGCGCGCCTGTATACAAGTAACGAAATGACCCTGCCGGTTCAAGTTGTCCATGGTCGAAGCAGCGGACCGGTTCTTTTTGTCAGCGCTGCCGTTCATGGTGATGAGATCAATGGTGTAGAAATCGTCCGGCGTCTTTTAATTAGCCGTTCGCTTAAAAATTTGCGAGGGACGTTGTTGGCGGTTCCTGTTGCCAACCCCTTTGGATTTATCCAGCGATCCCGCTA
Protein-coding sequences here:
- a CDS encoding ATP-dependent zinc protease, with protein sequence MDKVLIGWREWVSLPELNIPRIKAKIDTGARTSALHAFFVEPFEEDGIEMVRFGVHPLQKRLDIEVICEYPVKDYRQVSDSGGHKEMRYVIETTVQLGEKSWPIEMTLTNRDSMKFRMLIGRTAMHNLAVLPDQSYLFGRPTTQTAK
- the rimK gene encoding 30S ribosomal protein S6--L-glutamate ligase — protein: MRIAILSRNPKLYSTRRLVEAGTALGHEIKVVDPLLCYMTIASQRPTIHYKGEELIGVDAIIPRIGASITFYGTAVVRQFEMMGIYSVNESVAISRSRDKLRSLQLLARKGIGLPVTGFAHSTKYTNDLMDLAGGAPLVIKLLEGTQGIGVVLAETSKAAESVIEAFRGLKENILVQEFIQEADGADIRCLVIGDKVVAAMKRQGKEGEFRSNLHRGGQASIARLTPEERSTATRAARIMGLNIAGVDLLRSNHGPVVMEVNSSPGLEGIETATGKDVAAMIIQFIEKQARPGRTKTRGKG